The genomic window AGGAACGTCGCGCCCGCTTCGCGAACCTTCTCCTCGAAGGATCGCCGCGTCTGATAGACGGACTGGCGCGTGTACCGGTCGTCCATGAAGGGAACGAGGTCGGGGAGGTTCTCACCGAGAGTCGTCATCTCGACGCCCGTCCCGGTCCGAAAGTCGGCACAGAGGCGAGCGATCGCCCATTCGCGGGCCGTGAAGGCCACTCGATCGCGAAGGAACTCGTTGACGCGGTCGTAGTCGGCGCCCTCGAGTCGCTCGAACCGATCGGTATCGGTCGCACTGCTCGTCGCGGATGAATGCGTGTCTTCGGGCATGGTTGTTTTCTGCGGTTGCCCGCGTCACGTACACGGGTTCGACGACGA from Haloterrigena sp. KLK7 includes these protein-coding regions:
- a CDS encoding DUF5806 family protein, producing MPEDTHSSATSSATDTDRFERLEGADYDRVNEFLRDRVAFTAREWAIARLCADFRTGTGVEMTTLGENLPDLVPFMDDRYTRQSVYQTRRSFEEKVREAGATFLYGAYADFFTADEIDDIAYEATEIARFLIEVEGASLSHQTELDADERIRNAMEAVHRASRDLRYDRCPNCGERLGEDAIDSE